Proteins encoded by one window of Sus scrofa isolate TJ Tabasco breed Duroc chromosome 12, Sscrofa11.1, whole genome shotgun sequence:
- the DUSP14 gene encoding dual specificity protein phosphatase 14 has product MSSRGHSTLPRTLMAPRMISEGDIGGIAQITSSLFLGRGSVASNRHLLQARGITCIVNATIEIPNFNWPQFEYVKVPLADMPHAPIGLYFDTVADKIHSVSRKHGATLVHCAAGVSRSATLCIAYLMKFHSVCLLEAYNWVKARRPVIRPNVGFWRQLIDYERQLYGKSTVKMVQTPYGIVPDVYEKESRHLMPYWGI; this is encoded by the coding sequence ATGAGCTCCCGAGGTCACAGCACGCTACCGCGGACTCTCATGGCCCCTCGGATGATTTCTGAGGGAGACATAGGAGGCATTGCTCAAatcacctcctccctcttcctgggCAGAGGCAGTGTAGCCTCCAACCGGCACCTCCTCCAGGCCCGCGGCATCACCTGCATTGTCAATGCTACCATTGAGATTCCCAATTTCAACTGGCCCCAATTTGAATATGTTAAAGTGCCTCTGGCAGACATGCCTCATGCCCCCATCGGACTGTACTTCGACACCGTGGCCGACAAAATCCACAGTGTGAGCAGGAAACACGGGGCCACCTTGGTGCACTGTGCCGCAGGGGTGAGCCGCTCGGCCACCCTCTGCATTGCCTACCTGATGAAGTTCCACAGCGTGTGCCTGCTGGAGGCGTACAACTGGGTGAAAGCCCGGAGGCCTGTCATCAGGCCCAACGTGGGCTTCTGGAGGCAGCTGATAGACTACGAGCGCCAGCTCTATGGGAAGTCGACAGTTAAAATGGTACAGACGCCTTACGGCATAGTTCCAGACGTTTATGAGAAGGAATCCCGACACCTGATGCCTTACTGGGGGATTTAA